A single window of Penaeus vannamei isolate JL-2024 chromosome 24, ASM4276789v1, whole genome shotgun sequence DNA harbors:
- the Trmt6 gene encoding tRNA (adenine(58)-N(1))-methyltransferase non-catalytic subunit TRM6: MPDRRKDIYEGAVVVVQKGPYMKTCRVSQGRSFVFGKKGEGQFTLNLDGALGCAFGSSFKMERISNKLFKIIQIKENTNMEDIVKESGEDNRNICDDGRSQKLSPEEISQLKDSGLTGKEVIQTLTENSLTFKSKTKFSQEKYVNKKQRKYDEVITLQRPSLRLLNNMYYTQDPLKIANLRIDMLSQILCYANVQSGGRFAVFESGSQGLVTAGMLHRMGTTGKLVQVYQGYHPQREAVDLMNFTEQELEVLSFINFSKLPDLDLESLKNGKEPQTRSAAKTEVVAENREKASEDIKIEAKESNGESEKMCVDEEMKKVPAEALKEGAGDEDNNKSAFKRPRKFVRTLVEDVEVSSSVLGGQIDGLVVVCRQHPVNITRELLEFLKPGHPFVVFSPYKEPLMDLFMEVKAQGATNLRLSETWLRHYQVLPMRTHPEINMSGGGGYILCGARVMSQ, encoded by the exons ATGCCAGACAGAAGAAAAGACATATACGAAGGAGCCGTGGTTGTGGTGCAGAAAGGACCCTACATGAAGACATGTCGGGTTTCACAGGGAAG ATCTTTTGTATTTGGTAAGAAAGGCGAAGGGCAGTTTACGCTGAATCTTGATGGAGCCTTGGGCTGTGCATTCGGATCCTCCTTCAAGATGGAAAGAATATCAAACAAACTCTTCAAAATCATACAGATTAAAGAGAACACCAATATGGAGGACATTG TTAAGGAGAGTGGTGAGGACAATCGCAATATTTGCGATGACGGAAGATCCCAGAAGCTGTCCCCAGAAGAGATTAGTCAGCTGAAGGACTCGGGACTTACAGGGAAAGAG GTTATTCAGACTCTTACAGAAAACAGTTTAACATTTAAGAGCAAGACAAAGTTTTCGCAAGAGAAGTATGTCAATAAGAAGCAGAGAAAATATGACGAAGTGATCACTCTGCAGAGACCATCATTGCGTCTCTTAAACAACATGTACTATACCCAGGACCCTCTCAAGATTGC GAATCTTCGCATAGACATGTTATCACAGATATTATGCTATGCCAATGTGCAGTCTGGTGGACGCTTTGCAGTATTCGAGTCAGGCAGTCAGGGCCTAGTGACCGCTGGCATGTTACACCGAATGGGAACAACTGGAAAGCTAGTGCAGGTTTATCAGGGGTACCATCCACAGAG GGAGGCAGTAGATCTAATGAACTTCACAGAACAAGAGCTGGAAGTTCTGTCCTTCATTAACTTCTCCAAGCTGCCAGACCTGGATCTGGAAAGTCTGAAGAATGGAAAAGAACCTCAGACAAGAA gtgcAGCCAAAACTGAGGTAGTAgccgaaaacagagaaaaagcatCTGAGGACATTAAAATAGAAGCGAAAGAGAGCAACGGAGAGTCAGAAAAGATGTGTGTcgatgaagaaatgaagaaggtcCCAGCCGAAGCTCTCAAGGAAGGCGCAGGCGATGAAGACAATAACAAGTCGGCCTTCAAGAGACCTCGGAAG ttcgTCAGAACTCTGGTAGAAGACGTAGAAGTCTCTTCCTCCGTGCTGGGTGGACAAATTGATGGCCTGGTTGTAGTTTGTCGACAGCATCCCGTTAATATCACCAGAGAGTTGCTTGAGTTCCTGAAGCCAGGCCACCCGTTTGTGGTGTTTTCCCCGTATAAAGAG CCACTGATGGATCTCTTTATGGAAGTGAAGGCCCAAGGAGCTACAAATCTGAGACTGAGCGAGACGTGGTTGCGGCACTATCAGGTCCTGCCCATGAGGACACACCCAGAGATAAACATGTCAGGAGGCGGCGGCTACATTTTATGTGGCGCAAGAGTTATGAGTCAGTAG